Proteins encoded in a region of the Catalinimonas alkaloidigena genome:
- a CDS encoding RNA polymerase sigma factor RpoD/SigA codes for MRELKITHQITNRDSATLEKYFTEISKVELLTPDEEVELAQRIRRGDQQALEKLVKANLRFVVSVAKQYHHSKIPLNDLINEGNLGLIKAAQKFDETKGFKFISYAVWWIRQSIMQALNDHSRLVRIPANKVGELSKISQAVSKMEQGFEREPTTEELADFLGVRVEDIQNAHTASIRQTSLDAPFAEGEDGSLLDVIQNPEATPADTELENDTSLRVDLERLMSSLSEREGEVLRRFFGIGYEYTQSLQDIAEDLGLTRERVRQIKEKALRKLRSDAGLQLLQPYMV; via the coding sequence ATGAGAGAGCTGAAGATCACGCATCAGATCACCAACCGCGACAGTGCTACCTTGGAGAAGTACTTCACGGAAATCTCCAAAGTGGAACTGCTGACACCTGACGAGGAGGTGGAGCTGGCGCAGCGTATCCGCAGGGGCGATCAACAAGCCCTGGAAAAGCTGGTAAAAGCAAACTTGCGCTTCGTGGTTTCTGTGGCCAAGCAGTATCACCACAGCAAAATTCCGCTGAACGATCTGATCAATGAGGGGAATCTGGGGCTTATCAAAGCGGCCCAGAAATTCGATGAAACAAAAGGGTTTAAATTTATTTCGTACGCGGTATGGTGGATTCGTCAGTCGATCATGCAGGCGCTGAACGACCATTCTCGTCTGGTCCGGATTCCGGCCAACAAAGTCGGTGAACTTTCCAAAATCAGCCAGGCCGTTTCCAAAATGGAACAAGGGTTCGAGCGTGAGCCCACTACCGAAGAGCTGGCTGACTTCCTGGGCGTTCGTGTAGAAGACATTCAGAACGCGCACACCGCGTCGATTCGTCAGACGTCGCTTGACGCTCCGTTTGCAGAAGGAGAAGATGGCTCTCTGCTGGACGTAATTCAGAACCCAGAAGCGACTCCTGCCGACACGGAACTGGAAAACGATACATCACTGCGCGTGGATCTGGAGCGCCTGATGTCGTCGTTGTCTGAGCGCGAAGGTGAAGTGTTGCGCCGTTTCTTCGGCATCGGGTACGAATACACCCAGTCGTTGCAGGACATCGCCGAAGATCTGGGCCTGACGCGTGAGCGTGTACGGCAGATCAAAGAAAAAGCGCTTCGCAAGTTGCGTTCCGATGCGGGTCTGCAACTGTTGCAACCGTACATGGTATAA
- a CDS encoding PorP/SprF family type IX secretion system membrane protein has translation MWTTLRKTIYFLAGSLVLLFGTTSPGEAQPPQFSHYQYTPLQVNPALVGTSSYATAITDFRRQQYAGGMAFRTTLLSGSYPLFNRATKQQVAGFGLSLLDDRTTEFYSFQQLNLNVAHPIQLGPMQWLSLGLQVDYSAKRLSTDGLTTGSQFLPERGFSPGAPTGEFLGNFSADFFSIHTGAYWYRLDEDDRQQAYAGLAVYHLNRPNESFTGQSSPLPMSVVMTAGWEIYRQQQWAVRPEVLVTHRGGGSWLSAGSMVQYELQPGNRRTPATTLDMAARYTTGQSMILSIQWVQPQLVFGFAYDVPLGAGRMQPNPSRGAAEFLLAFRKPVEPKNKKRRRKRSAKKRTKSSANRTTARRAPQPQPSGQEPTSTPPRSVAPNDSTALAAGAPSERGDTVAVAADVHRRHGFLQAGHLPESVLFGFNQTEVVDEQAPALEAVAQLMHDNPSLRLTLVGHTDNLGASEVNQQISEARAASVKQYLVRRGVAAERMTVEGEGERSPKFPNTDSALRSRNRRVEFRFVE, from the coding sequence ATGTGGACTACACTGCGGAAGACGATTTATTTTCTGGCGGGGAGCCTGGTGCTCCTTTTCGGAACAACCAGCCCTGGGGAGGCACAGCCTCCCCAGTTTTCTCATTATCAGTATACCCCTTTACAGGTAAATCCCGCCCTGGTGGGCACGTCGTCGTATGCTACGGCCATCACCGACTTTCGCCGTCAGCAGTACGCGGGTGGAATGGCCTTTCGTACCACGTTGCTGTCGGGTAGCTATCCCTTGTTCAACCGCGCCACCAAACAACAGGTCGCAGGGTTCGGCCTCTCGCTGCTCGACGACCGTACCACGGAGTTCTACAGCTTCCAACAACTCAACCTCAACGTAGCACACCCGATCCAGCTGGGGCCGATGCAGTGGCTGAGTTTGGGCTTGCAAGTCGACTACAGCGCCAAGCGACTTTCGACCGATGGCCTCACCACCGGCAGTCAGTTTCTGCCCGAACGTGGTTTCAGCCCAGGTGCACCAACGGGCGAGTTCCTGGGAAATTTTAGTGCCGATTTTTTCTCCATCCACACCGGAGCCTACTGGTACCGACTTGACGAAGACGACCGGCAGCAGGCGTATGCCGGACTGGCAGTGTACCACCTGAACCGTCCCAACGAATCGTTTACCGGGCAATCCAGCCCCCTGCCGATGTCGGTCGTGATGACGGCCGGTTGGGAAATCTACCGACAGCAGCAGTGGGCCGTTCGCCCGGAAGTGCTGGTGACCCACCGGGGGGGCGGAAGCTGGCTGAGTGCGGGATCGATGGTACAGTATGAGCTGCAACCCGGCAACCGACGCACGCCCGCTACGACGCTGGACATGGCCGCGCGTTACACCACCGGCCAATCCATGATCCTTTCAATCCAGTGGGTACAACCGCAACTGGTTTTTGGCTTCGCATACGATGTGCCGCTTGGGGCCGGACGCATGCAGCCGAACCCTTCGCGCGGCGCTGCCGAATTTCTGCTGGCATTCCGCAAACCCGTTGAGCCCAAAAACAAGAAACGGCGAAGAAAGCGCTCCGCAAAGAAACGTACAAAATCGTCTGCTAACCGGACCACCGCCCGTCGAGCCCCCCAACCCCAACCGTCCGGTCAGGAGCCGACCTCAACGCCACCGCGTAGTGTGGCGCCGAACGATAGTACCGCTTTGGCGGCCGGCGCTCCGTCAGAACGTGGCGATACGGTTGCGGTCGCTGCCGATGTCCACCGCCGGCACGGGTTCCTGCAGGCGGGACATTTGCCCGAGAGCGTACTTTTTGGTTTTAACCAGACCGAGGTGGTCGATGAACAAGCTCCAGCGCTAGAGGCAGTGGCCCAATTGATGCACGACAACCCGTCGTTACGCCTCACGCTGGTAGGTCATACCGACAATTTGGGCGCGTCGGAGGTCAATCAGCAGATTTCAGAAGCCCGCGCCGCGTCCGTGAAGCAGTACCTCGTGCGGCGGGGAGTGGCGGCCGAGCGAATGACCGTAGAGGGCGAAGGAGAGCGATCGCCGAAGTTTCCGAACACAGATTCTGCGCTGCGTTCCCGAAATCGGCGGGTGGAGTTCCGTTTCGTGGAGTAA
- a CDS encoding DUF72 domain-containing protein, with product MAIYVGTSGWSYDHWHGVLYPHGLPARERLDYYLRAFATAELNSSYYHWPRRASFYHWRRRLPENFRLSVKAPGLLTHVRRLYSPEGWVARMRRDLWALGLRYAVLLVQLPPTLAYDYERLAWFLQCVPDEWRVTVEFRHPSWHREEVFALLERHGAAYCIMSGAHLPCILRATASFVYVRLHGPDTQHLYGGSYSDQDLYWWAERIREWQRQGRDVYAYFNNDGGGNAVRNAQRLKEFLWL from the coding sequence ATGGCCATTTACGTAGGCACTTCGGGCTGGAGTTACGACCACTGGCACGGCGTGCTGTATCCGCACGGGCTGCCGGCCCGCGAGCGACTGGATTACTACCTGCGGGCGTTTGCTACGGCTGAACTCAACAGCAGTTACTACCACTGGCCTCGGCGCGCGAGCTTTTATCATTGGCGACGGCGGCTGCCGGAGAACTTTCGGCTGAGCGTAAAAGCGCCCGGCTTGCTGACCCATGTACGGCGGCTGTATTCGCCTGAAGGGTGGGTAGCACGCATGCGGCGCGATCTATGGGCACTGGGGCTGCGCTATGCGGTGCTGTTGGTGCAGTTGCCGCCCACGCTGGCGTACGACTACGAGCGGCTTGCGTGGTTTCTGCAGTGTGTACCGGACGAGTGGCGGGTAACGGTAGAGTTCCGTCACCCTAGTTGGCACCGGGAGGAGGTGTTTGCCCTCTTGGAGCGGCATGGCGCGGCTTACTGCATTATGAGTGGCGCCCATTTGCCGTGTATCCTGCGTGCGACGGCTTCGTTTGTCTACGTGCGGCTGCACGGTCCTGACACGCAGCATCTGTATGGCGGATCGTACAGCGATCAGGACTTATACTGGTGGGCCGAACGGATACGCGAGTGGCAGAGACAGGGCCGCGATGTCTATGCTTATTTCAACAATGACGGCGGTGGCAACGCTGTTCGTAACGCCCAGCGCCTGAAAGAGTTTTTGTGGCTGTAG